Proteins from a single region of Psychrobacter cryohalolentis K5:
- a CDS encoding anhydro-N-acetylmuramic acid kinase, protein MTNPASIADSQHNNFSNLSLDDDFDSRLDNMDDLNYATLTDALEQTVFENFDDGLYIGMMSGTSLDGMDAVLCQFSEKDNTQQPMHVLATHSQDFPPRLREVLLALCQPNGIQALTPSDDEPNSELDWFGWASKEYAEFSSDVVNTLLQQSNTDSESVLAIGCHGQTVRHRPQMGFSLQLVDANIIAERTGISVVSDFRRRDMAVGGQGAPLVPAFHQALFAVPDSTRVLLNLGGIANIAVLPAISNDLVDSNEHSENQPSDSVVGYDTGPANLLLDAWTTLHTDKDYDAGGTWAQSGQVVEPLLNQLLEHPFFKKTYPKSTGREDFNLAWLQDELQKFDQASADVRYSSADVQATLTELTAISASAQINLFINASSSNAVYVCGGGALNNYLMTRLQVHLQRCKVETTASLGLEPTWVEAVAFAWLARQTLMGETGNLPAVTGASKGVVLGQVCFA, encoded by the coding sequence ATGACCAACCCTGCATCGATTGCTGATAGTCAGCATAATAATTTTTCAAATCTGAGTTTAGATGATGATTTTGATAGCCGTCTAGATAATATGGACGATTTAAACTATGCCACCTTGACCGATGCGCTCGAACAAACGGTGTTTGAAAACTTCGATGATGGCTTATATATAGGTATGATGTCGGGCACTAGCTTAGATGGTATGGACGCGGTCCTTTGTCAATTCAGTGAGAAAGATAATACCCAACAACCGATGCACGTGTTAGCGACTCATAGCCAAGATTTCCCACCGCGTCTGCGTGAAGTGCTACTAGCATTGTGTCAGCCTAATGGGATTCAAGCATTAACGCCATCCGATGATGAACCAAATAGCGAATTAGACTGGTTTGGCTGGGCAAGTAAAGAATATGCAGAATTTTCAAGCGACGTGGTTAATACGTTATTGCAGCAATCAAATACTGATAGTGAATCTGTACTAGCGATTGGCTGTCATGGTCAAACGGTACGCCATCGTCCGCAGATGGGTTTTAGCTTGCAATTGGTCGATGCCAATATCATTGCTGAACGTACGGGCATTAGCGTCGTCAGTGATTTCCGTCGCCGTGATATGGCAGTTGGTGGTCAAGGTGCGCCTTTGGTTCCAGCTTTTCATCAAGCATTGTTTGCGGTGCCTGATAGCACGCGTGTGTTATTAAACTTGGGCGGTATTGCTAATATCGCTGTCTTGCCAGCGATTTCTAATGACCTTGTAGATTCTAATGAACACTCAGAAAATCAGCCATCTGATAGCGTGGTTGGTTATGATACCGGACCTGCCAATCTATTATTGGATGCGTGGACAACATTGCACACGGACAAGGATTATGATGCGGGCGGTACATGGGCACAGTCAGGTCAAGTCGTTGAGCCTTTACTGAATCAGCTATTAGAGCATCCATTTTTTAAGAAAACCTATCCAAAAAGTACGGGGCGTGAAGATTTTAACTTAGCATGGCTACAAGATGAGTTACAAAAATTCGACCAAGCTTCTGCTGATGTTCGCTACTCATCCGCCGACGTACAAGCAACGCTCACTGAGCTGACCGCCATCAGTGCCAGTGCGCAAATCAATTTATTTATCAATGCTAGTAGCAGTAATGCTGTTTATGTCTGCGGCGGCGGGGCGTTAAATAATTATTTAATGACTCGCTTACAAGTACACCTGCAACGATGCAAAGTAGAAACGACAGCCAGCTTGGGACTTGAACCAACTTGGGTCGAAGCCGTTGCCTTTGCTTGGTTAGCAAGACAAACACTTATGGGTGAAACCGGTAACTTGCCTGCCGTGACAGGCGCAAGTAAAGGCGTGGTATTGGGACAAGTATGTTTTGCCTGA